A stretch of Desulfobacter hydrogenophilus DNA encodes these proteins:
- a CDS encoding NAD(P)H-quinone oxidoreductase — MTSTLPEQMKVIEIIEPGGPEALSVGSRPLPQLKPEEVLIKVAATGINGPDMVQRKGLYPPPKGASDLLGLEIAGTIVAAGSDVNDWSVGDQVCALTNGGGYAEYCAVLAPHCLPIPKGLSLVEAAGIPETFFTVWSNVFMGAGLKEGETFLVHGGSGGIGSTAIMLAKAFGSKVYATDSPAERCEACKSFGADRVIDYNTEDFVEIVRNEVKGANVILDIVGGDYIARNIKAAAPDARIIQIAFNKGSKVEINLMPIMLKRLLYTGSTLRSRTDASKSEIAAQLREKVWPLIEAGKIKPAVHKTFPLEQAAEAHRLMESATHIGKIILEI; from the coding sequence ATGACATCCACATTACCGGAACAGATGAAAGTGATTGAAATTATCGAACCGGGCGGTCCCGAGGCCCTTTCTGTGGGAAGCAGACCTCTGCCCCAGCTAAAACCGGAAGAGGTGCTGATCAAGGTGGCGGCCACCGGTATAAACGGGCCCGATATGGTTCAACGTAAAGGGCTTTATCCGCCGCCAAAGGGCGCATCGGACCTTCTGGGTCTGGAGATCGCAGGAACCATTGTTGCTGCCGGCAGCGATGTCAACGATTGGTCTGTGGGAGACCAAGTCTGTGCCCTGACCAACGGCGGCGGTTATGCCGAGTATTGTGCCGTTTTGGCGCCCCATTGCCTGCCAATTCCAAAAGGCTTGAGTTTGGTGGAAGCCGCGGGAATTCCCGAGACGTTCTTCACGGTTTGGAGCAATGTATTCATGGGGGCCGGACTCAAAGAAGGGGAAACCTTTCTTGTCCACGGCGGCTCCGGCGGTATCGGCTCAACGGCCATCATGCTTGCAAAAGCTTTCGGCTCAAAGGTTTATGCCACTGACAGCCCTGCAGAACGATGTGAAGCCTGTAAAAGTTTCGGCGCCGATCGGGTTATTGACTACAACACGGAAGATTTTGTTGAAATTGTTAGAAATGAAGTGAAGGGCGCCAATGTCATTCTCGATATTGTCGGAGGAGATTACATTGCACGTAATATCAAGGCGGCGGCGCCGGATGCACGCATCATTCAGATTGCATTTAACAAGGGCTCCAAAGTCGAGATCAATCTGATGCCCATCATGCTGAAACGTCTACTTTACACGGGCTCCACCTTGCGCAGCCGTACGGATGCCTCCAAATCTGAAATTGCGGCACAGCTCAGAGAAAAGGTATGGCCGCTGATTGAAGCGGGAAAAATTAAACCGGCTGTCCACAAAACATTTCCCCTGGAGCAGGCTGCAGAGGCCCATCGGCTTATGGAAAGCGCAACGCATATCGGTAAGATTATTCTCGAGATATGA